A portion of the Kribbella jejuensis genome contains these proteins:
- a CDS encoding 2-hydroxyacid dehydrogenase, translated as MGLPVVLMPGPMNAAVAAGLDGHCELIRLWEEPDPDAVLAGRRDEIVAVATGGTTIDGPWLDRLPAVRLVASFGVGYDRIDAKAAAERGVIVTNTPGVLDDEVADTALGLLLMTVRELGQAERYLRAGKWADGTPYPLTRATMHGRRMGILGLGRIGQAIADRVEPFGITVAYHNRSPKDLPYRYYPTLLEMAADVDTLMIVIPGGPTTRHLVNAEVLKALGPDGILINVARGTVVDEQALVDALRTNTIQAAGLDVFEHEPNVHPDLLTLPNTVLLPHVGSATQPTRTAMANLVVQNLTHYLTRGTPLTPVPESTHLLK; from the coding sequence ATGGGACTACCAGTCGTGTTGATGCCAGGACCGATGAACGCAGCCGTTGCCGCCGGGTTGGACGGTCACTGCGAGTTGATCCGGTTGTGGGAGGAGCCCGACCCCGACGCCGTACTCGCGGGCCGCCGGGACGAGATCGTCGCCGTCGCCACGGGCGGTACGACGATCGACGGGCCGTGGCTGGACCGCCTCCCCGCCGTACGGCTGGTCGCCAGCTTCGGCGTCGGGTACGACCGCATCGACGCCAAGGCCGCCGCCGAACGCGGCGTCATCGTCACGAACACACCGGGCGTCCTCGACGACGAGGTCGCCGACACCGCACTGGGTCTGCTGCTGATGACGGTCCGCGAGCTCGGCCAGGCCGAGCGGTACCTCCGCGCCGGCAAGTGGGCGGACGGCACGCCGTACCCGTTGACGCGCGCAACGATGCACGGCCGCCGAATGGGCATTCTCGGCCTGGGCCGCATCGGCCAGGCGATCGCCGACCGGGTCGAGCCGTTCGGCATCACCGTCGCGTACCACAACCGCAGCCCGAAGGACCTGCCGTACCGCTACTACCCGACCCTGCTCGAAATGGCCGCGGACGTCGACACCCTGATGATCGTCATCCCCGGAGGCCCCACCACCCGCCACCTCGTCAACGCCGAAGTTCTCAAGGCCCTGGGCCCCGACGGCATCCTCATCAACGTAGCCCGCGGCACGGTCGTCGACGAACAAGCCCTCGTCGATGCCTTACGTACCAACACCATCCAAGCCGCCGGCCTCGACGTCTTCGAACACGAACCCAACGTCCACCCCGACCTCCTCACCCTCCCCAACACCGTCCTCCTCCCCCACGTAGGCAGCGCCACCCAACCCACCCGAACCGCCATGGCCAACCTGGTAGTCCAAAACCTCACCCACTACCTGACAAGAGGCACCCCACTAACCCCCGTCCCCGAATCCACCCACCTCCTGAAGTAG
- a CDS encoding RNA polymerase sigma-70 factor, translating to MTDRATEAFVAHRNLLFTVAYELLGSAADAEDVLQETWLRWVGVDLDTVLDQRAYLVRIASRQALQRLRTLGRRKESYVGPWLPEPLLTAPDVAEDVELAESVSMAMLLVLETLRPTERAVFVLREVFGLEYDEIAEAVGKKPDAVRQIAHRARSHVAARRPRGPVSQDETRDALDAFKRAVNTGDLQGLVDILAPDVVFLGDGGGVVQALPRPVVGAEKVARILALAVDHLAQGTLQETQINGQPALILRFTEEVDTVTVLHVEDGKITALYAIRNPAKHSHLSEENTLTIRG from the coding sequence ATGACCGATCGAGCCACCGAGGCTTTTGTTGCCCACCGCAACCTCCTGTTCACGGTCGCGTACGAGCTGCTCGGCTCGGCCGCGGACGCCGAGGACGTTCTGCAGGAGACCTGGCTGCGCTGGGTCGGCGTCGACCTCGACACGGTGCTGGACCAGCGCGCGTACCTGGTCCGGATCGCCAGCCGGCAGGCCCTCCAACGCCTCCGTACCCTCGGCCGCCGCAAGGAGTCGTACGTCGGACCGTGGCTTCCGGAGCCGCTCCTCACTGCGCCGGACGTGGCCGAGGACGTCGAGCTGGCCGAGAGCGTGTCGATGGCGATGCTCCTCGTACTGGAAACGCTGAGGCCGACGGAACGCGCGGTCTTCGTACTCCGCGAGGTTTTCGGTCTCGAGTACGACGAGATCGCCGAAGCCGTCGGGAAGAAGCCGGACGCCGTACGGCAGATCGCTCACCGAGCCCGCTCCCACGTAGCGGCCCGCCGGCCGCGCGGGCCCGTCTCCCAGGACGAAACCCGGGACGCCTTGGACGCCTTCAAACGAGCTGTGAACACCGGCGATCTCCAGGGCCTGGTCGACATCCTCGCCCCTGACGTCGTTTTCCTCGGCGACGGGGGCGGTGTCGTCCAGGCTCTCCCGCGCCCGGTGGTCGGCGCCGAGAAGGTGGCTCGCATCCTCGCGCTGGCCGTCGACCACCTGGCCCAGGGCACCCTCCAGGAAACCCAGATCAATGGCCAACCAGCCCTGATCCTCCGCTTCACCGAGGAGGTCGACACAGTCACCGTCCTCCACGTGGAAGACGGCAAAATCACCGCCCTCTACGCAATCCGCAACCCCGCCAAGCACTCCCACCTCTCCGAGGAGAACACCCTGACGATCAGGGGGTGA
- a CDS encoding DinB family protein → MGLNDLLFDPIRHNNWATGSLIEFCRAQKLTADQLDVTGVGTYGGILATLDHIVRCDGSYLRRIADRPLPYVDSEPAADLETLAGWNAEAGALWEYFLTQPIDTERVIIVDNDTRGTRVGIFIAQAINHANHHREQVCAILTGLGLEPPDIQAWEYAWTSGRIWDL, encoded by the coding sequence ATGGGCCTCAACGACCTGCTCTTCGACCCCATCCGGCACAACAACTGGGCGACCGGCAGCCTGATCGAGTTCTGCCGCGCCCAGAAGCTGACCGCGGACCAACTCGACGTCACCGGCGTCGGTACGTACGGCGGCATCCTCGCGACCCTCGACCACATCGTCCGCTGTGACGGCAGCTACCTGCGCCGGATCGCCGACCGGCCGCTGCCGTACGTCGACAGCGAGCCGGCGGCCGACCTGGAAACCCTGGCCGGCTGGAACGCCGAGGCCGGCGCCCTCTGGGAGTACTTCCTGACCCAGCCGATCGACACCGAACGCGTCATCATCGTCGACAACGACACCCGCGGCACCCGGGTCGGCATCTTCATCGCGCAGGCGATCAACCACGCCAACCACCACCGCGAACAGGTCTGCGCGATCCTCACCGGCCTCGGTCTCGAGCCGCCGGACATCCAGGCGTGGGAGTACGCCTGGACCTCCGGACGCATCTGGGACCTCTAG
- a CDS encoding AAA family ATPase: MTARLIVVRGNSGSGKTSVVEAIRALYGRGIAYIEQDYVRRTVFQELDELDGANIELIGLMARHALGRGFHTVIEGILPTVRYGGMLARLHREYGGHFYYLDIPFEETVRRHGTRDKATAFTAEDMAAWYRSKDLLDQPRETVIDETSSLDATVQQILDETGLRRGPAAEIQVGDDDRLTGRE, translated from the coding sequence GTGACGGCGCGGTTGATAGTTGTCCGTGGCAACTCCGGGTCCGGTAAAACTTCCGTGGTGGAAGCGATCCGTGCACTGTACGGACGTGGCATCGCGTACATCGAGCAGGACTACGTGCGGCGGACGGTGTTTCAGGAGCTGGATGAGCTCGACGGGGCGAATATCGAGCTCATCGGGTTGATGGCCAGACATGCGTTGGGCCGTGGGTTTCACACTGTCATCGAAGGGATCCTGCCGACCGTGCGGTACGGCGGGATGCTCGCACGACTGCACCGCGAGTACGGCGGGCACTTCTACTACCTGGACATCCCGTTCGAGGAAACCGTGCGCCGGCATGGGACTCGTGACAAGGCGACCGCGTTCACAGCCGAGGACATGGCCGCTTGGTACCGCTCGAAGGATCTGCTGGACCAGCCACGCGAGACTGTCATTGACGAGACGAGCTCGCTTGACGCGACTGTCCAGCAGATCCTGGACGAGACCGGACTACGCCGTGGTCCAGCCGCCGAGATCCAGGTCGGCGACGACGACCGGCTGACCGGTCGCGAGTGA
- a CDS encoding nuclear transport factor 2 family protein has protein sequence MTLIDPVDVQVIRNLILRYAELVDDGDFGGVAELLADATYRGSGAPLHGRAEIEQWFRETLIVYPDGTPRTQHLTTNVAIEADGKDAASARSYVTVLQAVPGDVPRIIAAGRYRDRFERRDGSWRWTERNVNIRLVGDVSKHLRS, from the coding sequence GTGACGCTCATCGATCCGGTCGACGTTCAGGTGATCAGGAATCTCATCCTGCGGTACGCCGAGCTTGTGGACGACGGTGATTTCGGTGGCGTCGCGGAGCTGCTGGCGGATGCGACGTATCGCGGAAGTGGTGCGCCGCTGCACGGGCGGGCCGAGATCGAGCAGTGGTTCCGCGAGACACTGATCGTCTATCCGGACGGTACGCCCCGCACGCAGCACCTCACGACCAACGTCGCAATCGAGGCCGATGGCAAGGACGCGGCGTCAGCACGCTCGTACGTGACTGTGCTCCAAGCCGTGCCCGGCGACGTACCGCGGATCATCGCCGCCGGCCGCTACCGCGACCGATTCGAACGACGCGACGGTAGTTGGCGCTGGACGGAGCGCAACGTCAACATCCGGCTGGTCGGCGACGTCAGCAAGCATCTGCGATCGTGA
- a CDS encoding Gfo/Idh/MocA family protein, producing MPRRYAVAGTGSRAQSYIRAILIEHPEEAELVALLDPNPGRLAFHQAKLAELGGPELPQYGADDLERMVKERSVDRVVVTSPDYTHASVVSRLLRAGADVIVEKPLTIDAAGTRQIVDAMNESGKSVVVTFNYRYSPRNSALRQVIQDGEIGQVTSVEFQWVLDTRHGADYFRRWHREKKNSGGLLIHKASHHFDLVNWWIASQPTRVFASGGLSFYGSENAAARGMGERPARGTIDGSANDPWMLDLRTDDTNRQLYYEAEKYDGYLRDQDVFAPGITIEDNMSVIAEYANGARLSYSLNAHSPWEGYRVSVNGTLGRAELEVVERAAVVDDQIDPSYPSDRVIAGDVRTNGERLVLQKHWATAVEVEIPRGEGGHGGGDKLLYDDLFVGAGNDPLGRAADVHDGVRAVAVGIAANHSLATGQPVVVADLDLGGWTTA from the coding sequence GTGCCCAGACGCTACGCAGTCGCCGGAACCGGATCGCGCGCGCAGTCGTACATCCGCGCCATCCTCATCGAGCACCCCGAAGAGGCCGAGCTCGTCGCTCTGCTCGACCCGAACCCGGGCCGGCTCGCGTTCCACCAGGCCAAGCTGGCGGAGCTCGGCGGTCCGGAGCTCCCGCAGTACGGCGCGGACGACCTGGAGCGGATGGTCAAGGAGCGGTCCGTCGACCGCGTGGTCGTGACCAGCCCCGACTACACCCATGCCTCGGTCGTCTCGCGGCTGCTCCGGGCCGGCGCGGACGTGATCGTCGAGAAACCGTTGACGATCGACGCCGCCGGTACCCGCCAGATCGTCGACGCGATGAACGAGTCGGGCAAGTCCGTCGTCGTCACGTTCAACTACCGGTACTCACCGCGGAACAGCGCCCTCCGCCAGGTGATCCAGGACGGCGAGATCGGCCAGGTCACCAGCGTCGAGTTCCAGTGGGTGCTCGACACCCGGCACGGCGCGGACTACTTCCGCCGCTGGCACCGTGAGAAGAAGAACTCCGGCGGCTTGCTGATCCACAAGGCGTCGCACCACTTCGACCTGGTGAACTGGTGGATCGCCTCCCAGCCGACTCGCGTGTTCGCGTCCGGCGGCCTGTCGTTCTACGGCTCCGAGAACGCGGCCGCCCGCGGCATGGGCGAACGCCCCGCGCGCGGCACGATCGATGGGTCGGCCAACGACCCGTGGATGCTCGACCTGCGCACCGACGACACGAACCGCCAGCTGTACTACGAGGCGGAGAAGTACGACGGGTACCTGCGCGACCAGGACGTGTTCGCGCCGGGCATCACGATCGAGGACAACATGTCGGTGATCGCGGAGTACGCGAACGGCGCCCGGCTGAGCTACTCGCTGAACGCGCACTCGCCGTGGGAGGGCTACCGCGTCTCGGTCAACGGCACGCTCGGTCGCGCCGAGCTCGAGGTGGTGGAGCGGGCCGCCGTCGTTGACGACCAGATCGACCCGAGCTACCCGTCGGACCGGGTGATCGCGGGTGACGTCCGTACCAATGGTGAGCGGCTCGTGCTGCAGAAGCACTGGGCGACCGCGGTCGAGGTCGAGATCCCGCGCGGCGAAGGCGGTCACGGCGGCGGCGACAAGTTGCTGTACGACGATCTGTTCGTTGGCGCAGGCAACGATCCGCTGGGACGGGCCGCCGACGTGCACGACGGGGTACGGGCGGTCGCGGTCGGGATCGCCGCGAATCATTCACTCGCGACCGGTCAGCCGGTCGTCGTCGCCGACCTGGATCTCGGCGGCTGGACCACGGCGTAG
- a CDS encoding Lrp/AsnC family transcriptional regulator: MSDEVIVHRAGPGQIVVAPALDEVDRLIIEALGRDGRLSIRALSDAVHISRANAYARVERLTNTGVITGFTVTVDPLRLGLGTSAYVTLSLRQSSWRTLRKQLQAIPEIKHMALVGGDFDAILLVRAADNEGLRRLVLEKLQAIPEVLATRTALIFEDVGTL, translated from the coding sequence ATGTCCGACGAGGTGATCGTCCACCGGGCGGGTCCTGGACAGATTGTCGTCGCCCCGGCGCTCGACGAGGTCGATCGGCTGATCATCGAGGCGCTCGGCCGGGACGGACGGCTGTCGATCCGGGCCCTGTCGGACGCCGTGCACATCTCCCGCGCGAACGCCTACGCCCGGGTCGAGCGGCTGACGAACACCGGCGTGATCACCGGCTTCACCGTCACCGTCGACCCGCTCAGGCTCGGTCTCGGTACGTCGGCGTACGTCACGCTGAGTCTCCGGCAGAGCTCGTGGCGGACGCTCCGCAAACAGCTCCAGGCGATCCCGGAGATCAAGCACATGGCACTGGTCGGCGGCGACTTCGACGCGATCCTGCTGGTCCGCGCGGCCGACAACGAGGGCCTCCGCCGCCTGGTCCTGGAGAAACTCCAGGCGATCCCCGAAGTCCTCGCGACCCGGACAGCGCTGATCTTCGAGGACGTCGGAACGCTCTAA
- a CDS encoding VOC family protein codes for MASRLNPYIQFQAEARAAMEFYQGVFGGELTSSTFKEFGSGHGPEDDELLMHSQLETPSGFTLMASDTPQGMPYNPGDNISISLSGDGEELRGYYEKLSDGGKVTVPLEKQMWGDEFGMVTDKFGVNWMVNIAG; via the coding sequence ATGGCATCCCGGCTCAATCCGTACATCCAGTTCCAGGCCGAAGCCCGGGCGGCGATGGAGTTCTACCAGGGGGTCTTCGGCGGCGAGCTGACGTCCAGCACGTTCAAGGAGTTCGGCTCGGGCCACGGGCCGGAGGACGACGAGCTGCTGATGCACAGCCAGCTCGAGACGCCGAGCGGGTTCACGCTGATGGCATCCGACACGCCACAGGGCATGCCGTACAACCCGGGCGACAACATCTCGATCAGCCTCAGCGGCGACGGCGAAGAGCTCCGTGGGTATTACGAGAAGCTGTCCGACGGCGGCAAGGTCACGGTCCCGCTGGAGAAGCAGATGTGGGGCGACGAGTTCGGCATGGTGACCGACAAGTTCGGCGTCAATTGGATGGTGAACATCGCGGGCTGA
- a CDS encoding thiamine pyrophosphate-dependent enzyme — protein sequence MTTVEERLLPSAEPVCLIDQYGVPHDNPPYELPARETLLDGYTQLIKGRRFNEQASALVRQGRLAVYPSSFGQEACQIAATMVLREGDWLFPTYRDSVSIMSRGVDPIETLTLLRGDWHSGYDPYEHKVAPQSTPLATQLPHAVGVAHAARLKGEDTVVMALVGDGGTSEGDFHEALNFAAVFQAPVVFFIQNNEYAISVPLAKQSAAPSLAHKGIGYGVPGERADGNDLAGLLAVLGRAVEKARNGEGPQLIEAHTYRVQAHTNADDATRYREDAEVAPWLDRDPIDRLVKYLSENGGLDDAVRQRAEENAVRIAAQLRDGLMPEPEVEPAELFAYLYAEQTQQLREQAAFLRDELSREEA from the coding sequence ATGACTACCGTCGAGGAGCGTTTGCTCCCCTCCGCGGAACCCGTCTGTCTGATCGATCAGTACGGCGTACCGCACGACAACCCGCCGTACGAATTGCCCGCCCGCGAAACCCTGCTCGACGGCTACACACAGTTGATCAAGGGCCGCCGCTTCAACGAGCAGGCGAGCGCGCTGGTCCGCCAGGGCCGGCTCGCGGTCTACCCGTCGTCGTTCGGCCAGGAGGCCTGCCAGATCGCGGCCACGATGGTGCTGCGCGAGGGCGACTGGCTGTTCCCGACGTACCGCGACTCGGTCTCGATCATGAGCCGCGGGGTCGACCCGATCGAGACGCTGACGCTGCTCCGCGGCGACTGGCACTCCGGCTACGACCCGTACGAGCACAAGGTCGCGCCGCAGTCGACGCCGCTCGCGACCCAACTGCCGCATGCGGTCGGGGTCGCGCACGCGGCCCGGCTCAAGGGCGAGGACACCGTCGTGATGGCGCTGGTCGGCGACGGCGGCACCAGCGAAGGCGATTTCCACGAAGCGCTGAATTTCGCGGCGGTCTTCCAGGCGCCGGTCGTGTTCTTCATCCAGAACAACGAGTACGCGATTTCCGTCCCGCTGGCCAAGCAGAGCGCCGCGCCTTCCCTTGCGCACAAGGGCATCGGGTACGGCGTACCGGGTGAACGGGCCGATGGCAACGATCTTGCCGGCCTGCTCGCCGTGCTCGGACGGGCCGTGGAGAAGGCTCGCAACGGCGAGGGTCCGCAGCTGATCGAGGCGCACACGTACCGCGTGCAGGCGCACACGAACGCCGACGACGCGACCCGGTATCGGGAGGACGCAGAGGTGGCGCCGTGGCTGGACCGCGACCCGATCGACCGGTTGGTGAAGTACCTCTCGGAAAACGGTGGCCTGGATGATGCGGTGCGGCAGCGGGCGGAGGAGAACGCCGTACGAATTGCCGCGCAGTTGCGGGACGGGCTGATGCCGGAGCCCGAGGTTGAGCCGGCCGAGCTGTTCGCGTACCTGTACGCCGAGCAGACCCAGCAGCTTCGCGAGCAGGCCGCGTTCCTGCGCGACGAGCTGTCCCGAGAGGAGGCCTGA
- a CDS encoding magnesium and cobalt transport protein CorA — protein MIIDCAYYRDGRRQHVEAMSVRDAAASCRAGGFVWLGMYEPTSAELTEVRDSFGLHELAVEDAQTFHLRPKVEPYEGDIRLVILRTSRYDDEREEVDFGEVSVFLGPSFVITVRQGVASDLHGARIRLEQRPELLEGGTSSVLWAILDQVVDGYGPVVAELERDIEEVERTVFAGAVAPTERIYFLRREVTDFYRAVHPLLAVLATLERDARETPLLPYFRDVHDHLVLVNEEVAAQRDLLATVLEANMAVIGVEQTKVSVRQNATIERLTILATVFLPLTFVTGFFGQNFAWLTDRIGQEWDFFVLGIGGLVIPCIALLIWFRRQRAARDAT, from the coding sequence ATGATCATCGACTGCGCTTACTACCGGGACGGCCGCCGCCAGCACGTCGAGGCGATGTCGGTCCGGGACGCCGCCGCGAGTTGCCGGGCCGGCGGGTTCGTCTGGTTGGGCATGTACGAGCCCACGTCCGCGGAACTCACCGAGGTCAGAGACAGTTTCGGCCTGCACGAACTGGCCGTCGAGGACGCGCAGACGTTCCACCTCCGCCCCAAGGTCGAACCGTACGAGGGCGACATCCGCCTGGTCATCCTGCGCACCTCCCGGTACGACGACGAGCGCGAGGAGGTCGACTTCGGCGAGGTCAGCGTGTTCCTCGGGCCGTCGTTCGTGATCACCGTCCGCCAAGGCGTGGCGAGCGACCTGCACGGGGCCCGGATCCGGCTCGAGCAGCGCCCGGAGCTCCTCGAGGGCGGTACGAGTTCCGTCCTGTGGGCCATCCTCGACCAGGTCGTCGACGGGTACGGACCGGTCGTCGCGGAGCTCGAGCGCGACATCGAGGAGGTCGAGCGGACGGTGTTCGCCGGCGCGGTCGCGCCGACGGAGCGGATCTACTTCCTGCGCCGCGAGGTGACCGACTTCTACCGCGCCGTACATCCGCTGCTCGCCGTGCTCGCGACCCTGGAACGCGACGCCCGCGAGACCCCGCTACTGCCGTACTTCCGCGACGTCCACGACCACCTGGTCCTGGTGAACGAGGAGGTCGCCGCGCAACGTGACCTGCTCGCGACGGTTCTCGAGGCGAACATGGCGGTGATCGGGGTCGAGCAGACGAAGGTCAGCGTCCGGCAGAACGCGACGATCGAGCGGCTCACGATCCTCGCGACCGTGTTCCTCCCGCTGACGTTCGTGACCGGCTTCTTCGGCCAGAACTTCGCCTGGCTGACCGACCGGATCGGCCAGGAGTGGGACTTCTTCGTCCTGGGCATCGGCGGCCTCGTCATACCGTGCATCGCCCTACTGATTTGGTTCCGCCGCCAACGCGCGGCGCGGGATGCGACGTAG
- a CDS encoding LacI family DNA-binding transcriptional regulator, producing the protein MPKEPVTRNDVAQYAGVSTAVVSYVVNGGPRKVAPETREKVLQAIRALGYRPNATARALRMGTTRTFGLITPDGGSPLFAELAKAIDREAAARGYVVLQTSADGDPETENAKIAELLHRQVSGLILVAPTDDPQLADVEVPVIAINRLLPKVSSVRPAYREGARLGVEHLIAHGHRRIGLVIGGAGHPEREHGWREALALAALPEGPIARVEFSREGGYRAGQTMLHDEPTAIFVSSDLQAIGVLRALHEAGVDVPGDIALVAFDGTPETEYTWPPLTVVRQPVEELAQEAVRRLIEGEDSVEALTLPTELIRRRSCGC; encoded by the coding sequence ATGCCGAAGGAACCGGTCACCCGGAACGACGTCGCGCAGTACGCCGGCGTCAGTACCGCCGTGGTCAGCTACGTCGTGAACGGGGGCCCGCGCAAGGTCGCGCCGGAGACCCGCGAGAAGGTGCTGCAGGCGATCCGTGCGCTCGGCTACCGGCCGAACGCGACCGCCCGCGCGCTCCGGATGGGGACCACCCGGACCTTCGGCTTGATCACGCCGGATGGCGGCAGTCCGCTGTTCGCGGAACTCGCGAAGGCGATCGACCGTGAGGCCGCCGCCCGCGGCTACGTCGTACTCCAGACCAGCGCGGACGGCGATCCGGAGACCGAGAACGCCAAGATCGCCGAGCTGCTGCACCGCCAGGTCAGCGGCCTGATCCTGGTCGCCCCGACCGACGATCCACAGCTGGCCGATGTCGAGGTGCCGGTGATCGCGATCAACCGCTTGCTGCCGAAGGTCAGCTCGGTGCGCCCGGCGTACCGCGAGGGCGCGCGGCTCGGCGTCGAGCACCTGATCGCGCACGGCCATCGGCGGATCGGCCTGGTGATCGGCGGCGCCGGTCACCCCGAACGTGAGCACGGCTGGCGGGAAGCGCTGGCGCTGGCCGCGCTGCCGGAAGGGCCGATCGCCCGCGTGGAATTCTCCCGTGAAGGCGGGTACCGGGCCGGGCAGACGATGCTCCATGACGAGCCGACCGCGATCTTCGTCAGCTCCGACCTGCAGGCCATCGGCGTACTGCGTGCCCTGCACGAGGCGGGCGTCGACGTGCCCGGCGACATCGCGCTCGTGGCCTTCGACGGTACGCCGGAAACGGAGTACACGTGGCCGCCGCTGACCGTCGTACGGCAGCCGGTCGAGGAGCTGGCCCAAGAGGCCGTTCGCCGGCTGATCGAAGGAGAGGACTCGGTCGAGGCGCTGACCCTCCCGACCGAGCTGATCCGCCGCCGGTCCTGCGGCTGCTAG
- a CDS encoding carboxymuconolactone decarboxylase family protein, which translates to MTLVTSHAAPRGHLVVVQYIPRVRTTTMEPRIDVMQNEFGTKLAKRMYAVHALVQPALPHSTQNLVMLRASQINGCGNCIDIHAKEAAAEGETATRLNLVAGWRHSTVFTEEEQAALALTEEATRLADASEGVSDETWARAAKYYDENQLIALVTLIAMINATNRMAVTLNQLGGSYEPGLMEAVVSN; encoded by the coding sequence ATGACGCTCGTCACGTCACACGCGGCGCCCCGCGGGCATCTCGTGGTCGTCCAGTACATCCCACGAGTGAGGACGACGACGATGGAACCCCGGATCGACGTGATGCAGAACGAGTTCGGCACCAAGCTGGCGAAGCGGATGTACGCCGTACACGCGCTGGTCCAGCCCGCCCTGCCGCATTCGACCCAGAACCTGGTGATGCTGCGGGCCAGCCAGATCAACGGCTGCGGGAACTGCATCGACATCCATGCGAAGGAGGCGGCCGCCGAGGGCGAGACCGCGACGCGGCTGAACCTGGTCGCGGGTTGGCGGCACTCGACGGTGTTCACCGAGGAGGAGCAGGCCGCGCTGGCACTCACCGAGGAGGCGACCCGGCTCGCCGACGCGTCCGAGGGCGTGTCCGACGAGACCTGGGCACGCGCCGCGAAGTACTACGACGAGAACCAGCTGATCGCGCTGGTGACGCTCATCGCGATGATCAACGCCACCAACCGGATGGCCGTGACACTCAACCAACTCGGTGGCTCCTACGAGCCGGGCCTGATGGAAGCCGTGGTGAGCAACTAG
- a CDS encoding alpha-ketoacid dehydrogenase subunit beta produces MAHTKISMAQALNQALRDAMAADESVVMFGEDVGALGGVFRITDGLTAEFGEKRCFDTPLAEAGIVGMAVGMAMNGMRPVVEMQFDAFGYPAFEQIVSHVAKMRNRTRGRVQLPMVIRIPYGGGIGGVEHHSDSSESYFAHTPGLTVVTPATVEDAYGLLRKAIEFPDPVVFMEPKKLYWAKEEVDLGESVPEIGRAVVRREGADATLIAYGPAVPVALEAAQVAAAEGRQLTVVDLRSVVPFDDETVCAAVRRTGRAVVVAEASGFASVSSEIVARVTEKCFHSLAAPVRRVTAFDIPFPPPKLEKYQLPSVDRILDAVDDLQWEDS; encoded by the coding sequence ATGGCGCACACGAAGATCTCGATGGCGCAGGCGCTGAACCAGGCGCTCCGCGACGCGATGGCGGCCGACGAGTCGGTGGTGATGTTCGGCGAGGACGTCGGCGCGCTCGGCGGGGTTTTCCGGATCACCGACGGGCTGACCGCGGAGTTCGGTGAGAAGCGGTGCTTCGACACGCCGCTTGCCGAGGCGGGCATCGTCGGGATGGCGGTCGGGATGGCGATGAACGGGATGCGTCCCGTGGTCGAGATGCAGTTCGACGCCTTCGGGTACCCGGCGTTCGAGCAGATCGTCTCGCATGTCGCGAAGATGCGGAACCGGACCCGCGGGCGTGTACAGCTGCCGATGGTGATCCGGATCCCGTACGGCGGCGGGATCGGTGGGGTCGAGCACCACAGCGACTCGTCGGAGAGCTATTTCGCGCACACGCCGGGTCTCACCGTGGTGACGCCGGCAACGGTCGAGGACGCGTACGGGTTGTTGCGTAAGGCAATCGAGTTTCCGGACCCGGTCGTGTTCATGGAGCCGAAGAAGCTCTACTGGGCGAAGGAAGAGGTTGACCTCGGCGAGTCGGTGCCGGAGATCGGGCGGGCCGTCGTACGGCGGGAGGGCGCGGACGCGACGTTGATCGCGTACGGTCCCGCGGTACCGGTCGCGTTGGAGGCGGCCCAGGTCGCCGCGGCCGAGGGGCGGCAGCTGACGGTGGTGGATCTGCGGTCAGTGGTGCCCTTCGACGACGAGACCGTGTGTGCGGCGGTACGTCGTACCGGGCGGGCTGTTGTGGTCGCTGAGGCAAGTGGGTTCGCGAGTGTCTCGTCGGAGATCGTTGCCCGGGTCACCGAGAAGTGCTTCCACTCGCTGGCGGCGCCGGTACGGCGGGTGACCGCGTTCGACATTCCGTTCCCGCCGCCGAAGCTGGAGAAGTACCAGCTGCCGAGTGTGGACCGGATCCTCGATGCCGTCGACGATCTGCAGTGGGAGGACTCGTGA